Proteins encoded by one window of Enterococcus faecalis:
- the lepB gene encoding signal peptidase I, translating to MEEWIKPVMRTIRHIKRAFLKQKLPATYQLKKQKANTAMEYLLEQTDNHQSIRGPKRKMTAEEIKKKRQAYQKKQRVQVVKFFMPAILFAIFVFFFVLKTSSYPIAGQSMKPTLNAGERVLVQRTKQVARYDVIAFKAPLASKGTYVKRIIGVPGDRIWVNEGKLYLSEEPIASDNEALPENASRFDLSEEAAAQLRLFQKIPAGHYFVLGDNRTHSSDSRTFGFVEIQAIEGIVVFKMAPFKEIGKVK from the coding sequence ATGGAAGAATGGATAAAGCCCGTTATGCGAACAATTCGCCACATTAAGCGCGCCTTCTTGAAGCAAAAGTTGCCTGCGACATATCAGCTAAAAAAGCAAAAGGCTAACACAGCAATGGAATATTTGCTTGAGCAAACAGATAACCATCAATCAATAAGAGGACCGAAAAGAAAAATGACCGCTGAAGAGATTAAAAAAAAGCGGCAAGCCTACCAAAAGAAACAACGCGTCCAAGTCGTTAAATTTTTTATGCCAGCTATTCTTTTCGCCATTTTTGTGTTCTTTTTTGTGTTAAAGACATCTAGCTACCCAATTGCTGGGCAATCCATGAAGCCGACACTTAACGCAGGGGAACGAGTCTTAGTACAACGGACGAAGCAAGTAGCAAGGTACGATGTGATTGCATTTAAAGCACCGCTAGCTAGCAAAGGTACGTACGTCAAGCGAATCATCGGGGTTCCTGGTGATCGAATTTGGGTAAACGAGGGAAAACTTTATCTTTCAGAAGAACCTATAGCAAGCGATAATGAGGCACTGCCTGAGAATGCCAGTCGTTTTGACTTATCAGAAGAAGCGGCAGCCCAACTTCGCCTGTTTCAGAAGATTCCAGCTGGTCATTACTTTGTCTTAGGGGACAATCGTACGCATTCAAGTGATAGTCGTACGTTCGGCTTTGTCGAGATACAAGCGATTGAAGGAATCGTGGTGTTTAAAATGGCGCCGTTTAAGGAAATAGGGAAAGTAAAATAA
- a CDS encoding helix-turn-helix domain-containing protein, with amino-acid sequence MLKRDFLEKPYDYMNDILLFLYNNKGRATRNELVDFFNISLPTLNEYLSFLEQFLKEEQLQENLTLTVLGDTLYLNKAPTFSMKAMIMLFLDKSIKFHMVQQLFHKNEINGGYFQQNYAISSATYYRKIVELNDLLNEFNLRIKRGKLVGEEKQIRFFFFNFFWFIFEEKTDLEKELANQYLGLIEILQEIPRITFDHTEILQIKLWMKISFRRMVLEPLPTISPHDVQLDRPLFEEINLSIHTYMKRIYRPYTINEAYMFYDFFCSMHNYSANAAFAFRLAKQQRIEKTYLNEMNRVILTYLKARGYLSHYVLPIRLLYIENLLFQLHAQLYYFSGFILPFDYWTIQSLLKVLRHPFSESEVYELVEIATTNFATKATASKYQNQFTEINYTLILNHIAELNEKKITIGVYHSLSSAYSELVAQKIQQSIAGKYPLKIEPYNAENHYDLLLMNTNNEQLVAQYDHYYIFSDISNRYDLQSIEKIIQLLLGK; translated from the coding sequence ATGCTAAAACGAGATTTTTTAGAAAAGCCTTATGATTATATGAATGATATTTTATTGTTCCTATATAATAATAAAGGCCGAGCGACACGAAATGAATTAGTAGATTTTTTCAATATTAGTTTACCAACATTGAATGAGTATCTTTCTTTTTTAGAGCAATTTTTGAAAGAAGAGCAACTTCAAGAAAACCTCACCTTAACAGTATTAGGTGACACTCTATATCTAAATAAAGCGCCTACCTTTTCCATGAAAGCAATGATCATGTTGTTCTTAGATAAATCTATTAAGTTTCACATGGTCCAGCAACTCTTCCATAAAAATGAAATAAATGGCGGGTATTTCCAACAGAATTATGCCATTAGCTCTGCTACCTATTATCGAAAAATTGTTGAATTAAATGACTTACTCAATGAGTTTAATTTACGTATCAAACGAGGAAAACTTGTCGGCGAAGAAAAACAAATTCGCTTTTTCTTTTTTAATTTTTTCTGGTTTATCTTTGAAGAAAAAACAGATTTAGAAAAAGAACTGGCCAATCAATACCTAGGATTAATCGAGATACTACAAGAAATCCCCAGAATTACCTTTGACCATACAGAAATTCTCCAAATTAAACTTTGGATGAAAATTTCTTTTCGTCGCATGGTTTTAGAACCCCTGCCAACGATTAGTCCACATGATGTCCAACTCGATCGACCTTTATTTGAAGAAATTAATTTATCTATACATACATATATGAAAAGAATCTACCGTCCATATACAATCAATGAAGCCTATATGTTTTATGACTTTTTTTGTTCCATGCATAACTATTCTGCGAATGCTGCTTTCGCCTTTCGTTTAGCAAAACAACAACGAATTGAAAAAACGTATCTTAACGAAATGAACCGGGTCATTTTAACGTACCTTAAAGCACGTGGTTATTTATCCCATTACGTGCTGCCTATTCGGCTACTTTATATTGAAAATTTACTTTTCCAATTACATGCGCAACTCTATTATTTTTCAGGATTTATTTTACCCTTTGATTATTGGACAATTCAGTCACTTTTGAAAGTCTTACGTCATCCTTTTAGCGAAAGTGAAGTTTACGAATTAGTGGAGATCGCTACAACGAACTTTGCCACAAAAGCCACTGCTTCTAAGTACCAAAATCAATTTACTGAAATTAATTATACACTTATTTTGAATCACATTGCTGAATTAAATGAAAAAAAAATAACGATTGGTGTTTATCACTCACTGAGCAGTGCTTATAGCGAGTTGGTAGCACAAAAAATACAACAGAGTATCGCTGGAAAATATCCGCTGAAAATTGAGCCTTACAACGCAGAAAACCATTATGATTTGCTTTTAATGAATACCAATAATGAACAGCTCGTTGCCCAGTATGACCATTACTATATTTTTTCGGATATTAGTAATCGTTACGACCTACAATCAATTGAAAAAATCATTCAATTGTTATTGGGCAAATAA
- a CDS encoding tyrosine-protein phosphatase, translating into MNSVVNFRDIGGFPTQQGTVVKTGHFFRSGELVNVAQADQQKLVEDYQIKRIYDFRSAAETQERPDDSIQGTNYLHIDILADIQAQTASLEGMLKTVGSPDEAMDMAYKEMVLSNSGRKGYQTFFENFLSYPQEAILFHCFAGKDRTGIGAALILSALGVEHSYILEDYLKTNEQRKTANEQIIAQYQANGTPPAEIQQLETLLYVKKEYLATALQAIEKEFGSVEGYLKEGLGLPLSAKKDMLSLYTKS; encoded by the coding sequence ATGAACAGCGTGGTGAACTTTAGAGATATTGGAGGATTTCCAACGCAACAAGGCACAGTTGTCAAGACAGGACATTTTTTTCGGAGTGGTGAACTCGTCAATGTTGCACAAGCGGATCAACAGAAACTGGTAGAGGACTATCAAATTAAACGAATCTATGATTTTAGAAGTGCAGCGGAAACGCAAGAACGACCAGATGATTCAATTCAAGGAACCAACTATCTACATATAGATATTTTGGCCGATATTCAGGCGCAGACTGCTTCATTAGAAGGAATGCTTAAAACGGTTGGTTCACCCGATGAAGCAATGGACATGGCTTATAAAGAAATGGTTCTTTCCAATTCGGGGCGCAAAGGTTACCAAACATTTTTTGAAAACTTTTTAAGTTATCCACAGGAAGCTATTTTATTTCATTGTTTCGCAGGAAAAGATCGAACAGGAATCGGCGCAGCCTTGATATTAAGTGCTTTAGGTGTGGAACATTCTTATATTTTAGAAGATTATTTAAAGACGAACGAGCAAAGAAAAACCGCTAACGAGCAAATTATTGCGCAATATCAAGCAAATGGAACGCCTCCAGCAGAAATTCAACAATTAGAAACGCTGCTTTATGTGAAAAAAGAGTACTTAGCGACCGCTTTACAGGCGATTGAAAAAGAATTTGGTTCGGTAGAGGGCTATTTAAAAGAGGGACTCGGCTTACCTTTATCCGCCAAAAAAGACATGCTAAGTCTGTACACAAAATCATAG
- a CDS encoding YhgE/Pip domain-containing protein, with product MKHIKNTWELFILDWKRIFKNPVATFLIVALMIIPSLYAWFNIKALWDPYSNTGELPIAVYSDDQTATFQDKSVNIGDEVLKNLKKNKQLGWRFVDSKKELDKGVQSGKYFAGIYLPKDFSKDLLSFTSGDINKPKIEYSINEKINAIAPKITSKGASSIQSQISEEFIKTASSTLIKTFNDIGYDIDKNMVSIQKVKSMILDTDANIGTIDTYAKQVTDLHGKMPELKEKLAKANDAMKYLPEVDALGEKIVELNGKMPSIKEQASVILTLQEKIPEIQNAGRQIAMIDEDFASVEQTMSEGIQEAKQGLEIIQQVQTALPDIRKLGDQANDLGNVTLDGANKLQEALPSITNSVEVTLKSIQQVATTTTSVVATIRQALDDGQLTPEKKQHINEVVQDFTTNIQRQQQAISNLIEFMQKIQENAGNHDLDETIRQLTNLSTLLGDFSNRLNELNNYVQNNDLQSAKKLLDEIDAAAQKIAGIAGAIKADEISNTVNTVTSKLIATIQNAQGQLNKAQQIDFEGLLSSTSQTVTNAISLLEKYQAEMPAIKQEIHDANTMLNGNMETIVNGINRGADLYKNDLPVIQDKVSKAAAFMQNDYPGIRKDLTNTLKTVNEKMPDVEAALDKANELIINDWPNIKTGLHKAANAIRKGEKEVDLGEILKLLKLDANKESDFFTQPVEVKEHAVYPIANNGSASTPFYTALCLWVGAVLFSSVATTDVYLEGKDKKRFSKREQFSARMFTFIVMGIGQALIVTLGNYFALGVDVRNPAYSVWFAVLIAITFMIMVYVLVALFGNVGKGIAIIILVLSISGGGGNYPIQVSGKFFQMINPFLPFTHAVNLLRESAGGIYWPNAWFAIWIMVGISVVFSIGGAILYPHLEHRSKKFAALAQKSHLFH from the coding sequence ATGAAACATATAAAAAATACATGGGAACTATTTATTTTAGATTGGAAAAGAATTTTTAAAAACCCAGTAGCAACATTTTTGATTGTTGCCTTAATGATTATTCCATCATTATATGCATGGTTTAACATTAAAGCACTATGGGATCCGTATTCAAATACAGGAGAGTTACCAATAGCGGTCTATAGTGATGACCAAACAGCAACTTTTCAAGATAAATCGGTCAATATTGGTGATGAAGTCTTGAAAAACTTGAAGAAAAACAAGCAATTAGGTTGGCGTTTTGTTGATTCGAAAAAGGAATTAGACAAAGGGGTCCAATCAGGAAAATATTTTGCCGGGATTTATTTACCTAAAGATTTTTCCAAAGATTTGCTAAGTTTTACTTCTGGTGATATCAATAAACCTAAAATTGAATACTCAATTAACGAAAAAATTAATGCAATTGCACCGAAAATTACGTCAAAAGGCGCTTCTTCCATTCAGTCACAAATTTCGGAAGAATTCATTAAAACGGCAAGTAGTACGTTAATCAAAACATTCAATGATATTGGCTATGATATTGATAAAAACATGGTCAGCATTCAAAAAGTTAAGAGCATGATTTTAGATACAGATGCCAACATTGGAACCATTGATACGTATGCAAAACAAGTCACAGACTTACATGGTAAGATGCCTGAGCTAAAAGAAAAATTAGCGAAAGCCAACGATGCGATGAAATATTTACCTGAAGTTGATGCTTTAGGAGAGAAGATTGTTGAGCTAAATGGCAAAATGCCAAGCATCAAAGAACAAGCTAGTGTTATTTTGACGTTACAAGAAAAAATTCCAGAAATTCAAAACGCTGGCCGACAAATTGCTATGATTGATGAAGACTTTGCCTCTGTGGAACAAACAATGAGCGAAGGAATCCAAGAAGCAAAACAAGGTTTAGAAATCATTCAACAAGTTCAAACGGCGTTACCAGATATTCGTAAACTAGGTGATCAAGCCAATGATTTAGGGAATGTCACATTAGATGGCGCCAATAAATTGCAAGAGGCGTTACCAAGCATTACGAATAGCGTTGAAGTGACTTTGAAATCTATCCAGCAAGTTGCTACAACAACAACTTCCGTAGTCGCTACTATTCGTCAAGCGTTAGATGATGGACAGTTAACGCCAGAAAAAAAACAACATATTAATGAAGTAGTACAAGATTTCACAACTAATATCCAACGGCAACAGCAAGCAATTAGTAATCTTATAGAATTTATGCAAAAGATTCAAGAAAATGCCGGTAATCATGACTTAGATGAGACTATTCGTCAACTTACTAATTTAAGTACTTTATTAGGAGATTTTAGTAATCGATTAAATGAACTAAATAACTATGTACAGAATAATGATTTACAAAGTGCAAAGAAATTGCTAGACGAAATTGATGCAGCAGCGCAAAAAATTGCTGGGATAGCTGGAGCAATTAAAGCAGATGAAATTAGTAACACTGTTAATACAGTCACAAGTAAATTAATTGCTACAATCCAAAACGCTCAAGGTCAACTAAACAAAGCGCAACAAATTGACTTTGAAGGTTTATTGAGCTCAACAAGTCAAACGGTCACTAATGCGATTTCTTTATTAGAAAAATATCAAGCCGAAATGCCGGCAATTAAACAAGAAATTCATGATGCGAATACGATGTTGAATGGCAATATGGAAACCATTGTCAATGGCATTAATCGTGGTGCTGATTTGTATAAAAACGATTTACCAGTCATTCAAGACAAAGTCAGCAAAGCGGCAGCCTTTATGCAAAATGACTATCCAGGTATCCGAAAAGATTTAACGAATACCTTGAAAACAGTCAATGAGAAAATGCCAGATGTTGAAGCGGCCTTAGACAAAGCCAACGAGCTGATTATTAATGATTGGCCAAATATCAAAACAGGATTACACAAAGCAGCGAATGCAATCCGTAAAGGTGAAAAAGAAGTTGATTTAGGTGAAATTCTTAAATTACTAAAATTAGATGCCAATAAAGAAAGTGACTTCTTTACACAACCAGTTGAAGTCAAAGAACATGCTGTTTATCCGATTGCTAATAATGGTTCGGCAAGTACGCCATTCTATACAGCTTTGTGTTTATGGGTTGGTGCTGTATTATTCTCAAGTGTTGCGACAACGGATGTTTATCTTGAAGGAAAAGATAAAAAACGCTTTTCTAAACGGGAACAATTTTCAGCACGGATGTTTACTTTCATTGTCATGGGGATTGGTCAAGCACTGATTGTAACCTTAGGTAATTACTTTGCGTTAGGCGTAGATGTTCGTAATCCAGCGTATAGCGTCTGGTTTGCGGTATTGATTGCCATTACGTTTATGATAATGGTTTATGTGCTCGTTGCTCTCTTTGGCAATGTAGGGAAAGGAATTGCGATAATAATCTTGGTACTATCCATCTCTGGTGGGGGCGGGAACTACCCAATTCAAGTCTCAGGTAAATTCTTCCAAATGATTAATCCGTTCTTGCCGTTTACGCATGCCGTGAACTTGCTAAGGGAATCAGCAGGAGGCATTTACTGGCCAAATGCTTGGTTTGCAATTTGGATTATGGTGGGGATTTCAGTCGTCTTTAGTATTGGCGGTGCAATTCTTTATCCACATCTGGAACACAGATCGAAAAAATTTGCGGCTTTAGCACAAAAGAGCCATTTATTCCATTAA